A portion of the Edaphobacter lichenicola genome contains these proteins:
- a CDS encoding cupredoxin domain-containing protein: MTLHRIVSVCLHRTAIDQPWWLPADASAHGPALDHHLRLNLWIALALLALAHLILLIGLLAKRNAEPTHLWRIEYLPLAALALLFGTLTLKAERLWAATRYTGASLTALQVEVTGAQFAWYFRYPGLDATFGTTRPQLVAPGEGNPLGLDSADPHSADDLVSSELVLPANREVDLRLNAQDVIHGFSIPEMRLKQNAVPGQTIHLHFTPTTLGTYAILCTQLCGLGHYRMNATLRILPPDQFATWLATKQKAAQ, from the coding sequence GTGACCCTCCACCGCATCGTGAGCGTCTGCCTCCACCGAACCGCAATCGACCAGCCCTGGTGGTTGCCCGCCGACGCCAGCGCCCACGGCCCCGCGCTCGACCACCACCTCCGCCTCAACCTCTGGATCGCCCTCGCACTCCTCGCTCTGGCCCACCTGATCCTGCTCATCGGACTCCTGGCCAAGCGCAACGCCGAACCGACCCACCTCTGGCGCATCGAATACCTTCCCCTCGCCGCCCTCGCCCTCCTCTTCGGAACCCTCACCCTCAAAGCCGAGCGGCTCTGGGCAGCAACTCGCTACACCGGAGCCTCGCTCACCGCCCTTCAGGTCGAGGTCACCGGAGCCCAGTTCGCCTGGTACTTCCGCTACCCCGGCCTTGACGCCACCTTCGGCACCACCCGCCCTCAGCTCGTCGCCCCCGGCGAAGGCAATCCCCTCGGCCTAGACAGCGCCGACCCGCACTCCGCCGACGACCTTGTCTCCTCTGAACTCGTCCTCCCCGCCAACCGCGAAGTAGACCTGCGTCTCAACGCCCAGGACGTCATCCACGGCTTCTCCATCCCCGAGATGCGCCTCAAGCAGAACGCCGTTCCCGGCCAGACCATCCACCTCCACTTCACCCCCACCACCCTCGGCACCTACGCGATCCTCTGCACCCAGCTCTGCGGCCTCGGCCACTACCGCATGAACGCAACCCTCCGCATCCTCCCACCCGATCAGTTCGCCACATGGCTCGCCACAAAACAAAAGGCGGCCCAATGA
- a CDS encoding cytochrome c oxidase subunit I produces the protein MTPRSNTRTDQTRLSKPDSLISRVFTTNHRIIGIQYLILALVSVVIGTLLSLLMRIHLVWPDWSLPLHGPILPEDYLALVTIHGTIMLFFVLTTAPQAGFSNIILPAQIGARSMAFPTLNAASFWLTAAALLTLLSSTFVPGGAAISGWTAYPPLSAVPSAGPGQALGMDLWLTSIALFAIASTASSINTLTTIIRNRCPGMTWERLPLTVWGWFTAALLSIIAFSVLLAAILLLLCDRHAGTSFFLPTGDLVNGVLHHGGDGSPLLWLHLFWFFGHPEVYIAILPGMGLTSMLLANFSHRRVFAYRTMIATTLLIGFLGILLWGHHMFVAGLNPFASSAFSISTMAIALPAAAKVLSWLATTWRSRPVYRTPMLFALGFVSLFITGGLTGPILAQPILDEYLHNTFFVIAHFHLIMAMAGIFGLYAATYYWFPLITATRTRPGRLMSEPLGRLHFWTTLIGAYAVFLPMHLTGLAGEPRHYAQLTGIPGPGGSLSPAGALLARTIPLNHLITYAAIFLAAAQILFLFNLIRSLRKGEPSSENPWQATTLEWHPALNPFPPLSASDTQEISVYRSPCHYQSNNQSIQAGFTFLPQWIPNIVDQVEIKGTTSAKPE, from the coding sequence ATGACTCCGCGCTCCAATACACGCACCGATCAAACCCGACTCTCCAAGCCTGACTCCCTGATCTCTCGCGTCTTCACCACCAATCACCGCATCATTGGCATCCAGTACCTCATCCTCGCGCTCGTCTCGGTAGTCATCGGCACACTCCTATCGCTGCTCATGCGCATCCACCTGGTCTGGCCCGACTGGTCACTTCCCCTGCACGGCCCCATCCTCCCCGAGGACTACCTCGCGCTTGTCACCATCCACGGCACGATCATGCTGTTCTTCGTCCTCACCACGGCCCCGCAAGCCGGCTTCAGCAACATCATCCTTCCCGCCCAGATCGGCGCCCGCAGCATGGCCTTCCCAACGCTCAACGCCGCCAGCTTCTGGCTGACAGCCGCGGCTCTCCTGACTCTTCTCAGCTCCACCTTCGTTCCCGGAGGCGCCGCCATCTCCGGCTGGACAGCCTACCCACCCCTCAGCGCGGTCCCCAGCGCAGGCCCCGGCCAGGCCTTGGGAATGGACCTGTGGCTCACAAGCATCGCCCTCTTCGCCATCGCCTCCACCGCCAGCTCTATCAACACCCTCACCACCATCATCCGCAACCGCTGCCCCGGCATGACCTGGGAGCGCCTTCCCCTCACCGTCTGGGGATGGTTTACCGCGGCCCTCCTCAGCATCATCGCCTTCTCCGTCCTCCTGGCGGCTATATTGCTTCTCCTTTGCGATCGCCACGCCGGCACCAGCTTCTTCCTCCCCACTGGCGACTTGGTCAACGGAGTCCTTCACCACGGCGGCGATGGCAGCCCCCTTCTCTGGCTTCACCTCTTCTGGTTCTTCGGACACCCCGAGGTCTACATCGCCATCCTCCCCGGCATGGGCCTCACCTCCATGCTCCTGGCAAACTTCAGCCACCGCCGCGTCTTCGCCTACCGAACCATGATCGCGACGACCCTCCTCATTGGCTTCCTCGGCATCCTGCTCTGGGGACACCACATGTTCGTCGCTGGCCTCAATCCCTTCGCCAGCTCCGCCTTCTCTATCTCGACCATGGCCATTGCCCTTCCCGCCGCCGCCAAGGTCCTAAGCTGGCTTGCAACCACCTGGCGCTCACGCCCTGTCTACAGGACGCCTATGCTCTTCGCCCTCGGCTTCGTCAGCCTCTTCATCACCGGAGGCCTCACCGGCCCCATCCTCGCCCAGCCAATCCTAGACGAATACCTCCACAACACCTTCTTCGTCATCGCCCACTTTCATCTCATCATGGCAATGGCCGGCATCTTCGGCCTCTACGCGGCGACCTACTACTGGTTTCCCCTCATCACCGCGACGCGCACGCGCCCGGGCCGCCTTATGTCCGAACCCCTCGGCCGCCTCCATTTCTGGACCACCCTCATCGGAGCCTACGCGGTCTTTCTCCCCATGCACCTGACCGGCCTGGCTGGCGAACCACGCCACTACGCCCAGCTCACCGGCATCCCCGGCCCTGGCGGTTCCCTCAGTCCTGCAGGAGCGCTCCTGGCCCGCACCATACCGCTTAATCACCTCATCACCTACGCTGCCATCTTCCTCGCCGCGGCTCAGATTCTCTTCCTCTTCAACCTCATACGCAGCTTGCGGAAGGGAGAGCCCTCCTCTGAAAACCCCTGGCAAGCCACAACCCTCGAATGGCACCCCGCCTTGAATCCTTTTCCCCCTTTATCCGCATCCGATACACAAGAGATCTCCGTCTATCGCAGCCCATGCCACTATCAATCCAACAATCAATCTATACAGGCCGGATTCACATTCCTGCCACAATGGATCCCCAACATCGTCGATCAGGTCGAAATCAAAGGCACCACAAGCGCAAAACCGGAGTAA
- a CDS encoding cytochrome c oxidase subunit 3: protein MPATITPNKTEQERKRRVEDHDNGSGRRPPTDKRTGGGGDNDNWNDRPHGRRGPYERLHRYRMGIFFALASDLMFFFAIVSTFFVNQSTGHFDAYNHYVNEWLPTTIPPILWLNTAVLLLSSATIEIARRNMFRETDVMDEWLGLGKPITRRALPWLSATIVLGLLFLAGQWTAWRQLAVQHIFFKTNQSSHFFYLITGVHAIHLFLGIGALIAAFTGLYFSRQLENRQILVDGAAWYWHAMGILWLFLFALLAFFQ, encoded by the coding sequence ATGCCGGCAACCATCACACCGAATAAAACCGAGCAGGAACGCAAGCGCCGGGTAGAAGACCACGACAACGGCTCAGGCCGACGTCCGCCAACCGACAAACGCACCGGCGGCGGCGGTGACAACGACAACTGGAACGATCGCCCCCACGGCCGCCGCGGCCCCTACGAACGCCTCCATCGCTATCGCATGGGCATCTTCTTCGCCCTCGCCAGCGACCTCATGTTCTTCTTCGCCATCGTCAGCACATTCTTCGTCAACCAGTCGACCGGCCACTTCGACGCCTACAACCACTATGTCAACGAGTGGCTCCCCACCACCATCCCGCCCATCCTCTGGCTCAACACAGCAGTTCTCCTCCTCAGCTCCGCGACGATCGAAATCGCCCGCCGCAACATGTTCCGCGAGACCGACGTCATGGACGAGTGGCTCGGCCTAGGCAAACCCATCACGCGCCGCGCGCTCCCCTGGCTCTCCGCCACCATCGTCCTCGGCCTGCTCTTTCTTGCCGGACAATGGACCGCCTGGCGCCAGCTCGCCGTCCAACATATCTTCTTCAAGACCAACCAGAGCAGCCACTTCTTTTACCTCATCACCGGTGTCCACGCGATCCACCTCTTCCTCGGCATCGGAGCTCTTATCGCCGCGTTTACAGGACTTTACTTTTCCCGCCAATTGGAAAACCGCCAAATCCTTGTTGATGGCGCTGCATGGTATTGGCATGCGATGGGTATCCTCTGGCTCTTTCTCTTCGCACTTCTGGCGTTCTTCCAATGA
- a CDS encoding copper resistance protein CopC, which yields MKQAHLLRILLIAAIFSIAPSARPQGCTQCQDNTAATPPKTQAAYRRAIIFMTVTASGLFLGTLVLLKRHR from the coding sequence ATGAAGCAGGCACACCTGTTGCGAATCCTGTTGATCGCAGCAATTTTTTCCATCGCACCTTCAGCCCGCCCCCAGGGCTGCACGCAATGTCAGGACAACACCGCCGCCACCCCACCTAAAACACAAGCCGCCTACCGCCGCGCCATCATCTTCATGACTGTCACCGCGAGCGGCTTATTCCTCGGCACTCTCGTCCTCCTCAAACGCCATCGCTAA
- the bla gene encoding class A beta-lactamase: MLTRRKFLLTGTLATANTLMLPQALQAQPIQRLRDLPALLAQLEHSNKCRLGVAVFDTGTGEKTGHRTDERFAMCSTFKMLLAAAVLQRVDAGHEHRTRTIAVPPKPLVSHSPVTEQHAGAEMAVFALCDAILTQSDNTAANLLLTTIGGPDGITRFARSIGDNITRLDRTETSLNEALPGDPRDTTSPTAMAGNLQTLLLGNVLTSNSRDQLIHWMVANEYGNSRLRASLPTGWRAADKTGANGETTTNDIAVFWPTDQPPVLVSAYLTECPGTDAKRDAILAEVGHLVISALQSA, from the coding sequence ATGCTCACCCGAAGAAAATTTCTGCTCACAGGCACCCTCGCCACCGCGAACACACTAATGCTGCCCCAAGCACTTCAAGCCCAGCCCATCCAGCGCCTGCGCGACCTCCCTGCCCTGCTCGCACAACTAGAGCACTCCAACAAATGTCGCCTCGGCGTCGCTGTCTTTGACACAGGCACAGGCGAAAAGACAGGCCACCGTACCGATGAACGATTCGCGATGTGCAGCACCTTCAAGATGCTGCTCGCGGCAGCCGTGCTGCAACGCGTCGATGCCGGCCACGAACACCGTACGCGCACTATTGCTGTCCCTCCAAAGCCCCTCGTATCGCACTCGCCTGTCACCGAACAGCACGCAGGCGCGGAGATGGCCGTCTTTGCTCTCTGCGATGCCATCCTCACCCAGAGCGACAACACCGCAGCAAATCTACTACTCACTACCATCGGCGGTCCCGACGGCATCACCCGCTTCGCCCGCTCCATTGGAGACAACATAACGCGCCTCGACCGCACCGAAACATCGCTCAACGAGGCACTACCAGGAGACCCACGCGACACCACCTCACCGACGGCGATGGCCGGAAACCTGCAAACGCTCCTTTTAGGGAACGTCCTCACATCAAACTCACGCGATCAACTCATCCACTGGATGGTAGCGAACGAATACGGCAACAGCCGCCTTCGCGCATCCCTGCCCACCGGCTGGCGCGCTGCGGATAAAACCGGAGCGAATGGCGAGACCACCACCAACGACATTGCGGTCTTCTGGCCCACGGACCAACCGCCCGTACTGGTCAGCGCCTACCTCACCGAGTGCCCTGGTACCGACGCAAAGCGCGACGCCATCCTTGCCGAAGTCGGACACCTCGTTATCTCCGCTCTGCAATCAGCCTAG
- a CDS encoding NADPH-dependent FMN reductase — MVVAVLLGSVRDERMGDRAAKWVITELEKRGHKVVLVDAAVLKLPILPTMWKEIKKDTPAKYKKLHEKLAPLAKLYARVDGFCVVSAEYNHSIPPGLSNLIDYFLEEYYFKPSAIVCYSSTPFGGVRAAVQLRVLLTEAGMPTIPSLQPIPSIESALSKDGVALTQELAEKSGKFFDEFDWYMRAMKAERVKGVPY, encoded by the coding sequence ATGGTGGTTGCGGTGCTGCTTGGATCGGTGCGAGATGAACGGATGGGGGATCGAGCTGCGAAGTGGGTTATTACAGAGCTTGAAAAGCGAGGGCACAAGGTGGTGCTCGTAGATGCTGCGGTTTTAAAACTTCCGATACTTCCCACGATGTGGAAGGAGATTAAAAAAGATACGCCAGCGAAGTATAAAAAGCTGCATGAGAAGCTTGCTCCGTTGGCAAAACTCTATGCACGAGTAGATGGGTTTTGCGTGGTGAGTGCTGAATACAACCACAGCATCCCGCCGGGGCTGAGCAACCTGATCGATTATTTTCTGGAAGAGTATTACTTCAAGCCGTCGGCGATTGTTTGCTACTCCTCGACCCCGTTCGGTGGCGTGCGGGCGGCTGTACAGTTGAGAGTTTTGCTGACGGAGGCGGGGATGCCGACGATACCTTCGCTTCAACCGATTCCATCCATCGAGAGTGCGCTGAGCAAGGATGGTGTGGCTTTGACGCAGGAGCTGGCGGAGAAGAGTGGAAAGTTCTTCGACGAGTTCGATTGGTACATGCGTGCGATGAAGGCAGAGCGAGTGAAGGGTGTTCCGTATTGA
- a CDS encoding tRNA nucleotidyltransferase/poly(A) polymerase family protein, protein MADYIYLLENRLSEAQRASLLAVREVARAKGLTVFLVGGAVRDMTSGSPVRDLDVVVQGNALKLRKDIEKAHGVITGESEAGQSLFVRFPGGVRMEIGSTLSVTYPKPGRPVVKSATILEDLRRRDFTANAMALSLNDGSYGLLMDPLNGVADIENRELRLVSNYGFIEDPVRMIRAARLMARLGWQMDEKTQSRYETGKAEGYIAAMGEFHRGYETEEIFHEEDPLRVLKRLEAEGWVKHLFAALSSAKANETELEKLRDVQSQLQMQGIHPEAAVANFPFLTAKMAPKEIAALKKSFARQGFVAEIEALEDEAKAFATEFSSKGAATPSQAWKLLHSAKPESILWVAHTSKNAGIQNKFKGFFTEWAQAKQKLPYTLMQEMRIVPELPGYGELLDKLFFELMDGKLGTVEEMKAYLEPYSPPAPPPPVHLRRARVAKKDAKPAKSRKKAAVETSGEELEAVAASGEGEASAPVPAKNGPQTKAAAAPAKAAAKKAAAPVKPAAPAKTVPAPAKAKPVTKAPTKAPVKVAAKKAPVKVASKAPVKKVAAKKAPVKPVTKKAAVKHAPAKKAAPVKKIAAKSAPAKKAAVKHAPAKKAVKVASKKRR, encoded by the coding sequence ATGGCCGACTACATCTACCTGCTCGAAAATCGCCTCTCGGAAGCGCAGCGGGCTTCGCTGCTTGCAGTGCGTGAAGTTGCTCGCGCTAAAGGACTTACTGTTTTTCTCGTGGGTGGGGCGGTGCGGGATATGACGAGCGGGTCGCCGGTACGGGATCTGGATGTGGTGGTTCAGGGTAATGCTCTCAAGTTACGGAAAGATATAGAGAAAGCTCACGGTGTCATAACTGGCGAGTCGGAGGCTGGACAGTCGCTGTTTGTGCGGTTCCCGGGTGGTGTAAGGATGGAGATTGGCAGCACTTTGTCCGTCACATATCCGAAGCCTGGGAGACCGGTGGTCAAGTCGGCCACGATTCTGGAAGATCTGAGACGTCGGGACTTCACCGCAAATGCGATGGCTCTTTCGCTGAACGATGGCTCGTACGGGTTGCTGATGGATCCGTTGAACGGAGTCGCGGATATCGAGAACCGCGAGTTGCGGCTGGTGAGCAACTACGGGTTTATCGAGGATCCGGTCCGAATGATTCGGGCTGCTCGTTTGATGGCGCGGCTGGGATGGCAGATGGACGAGAAGACCCAGAGCCGGTATGAGACAGGCAAGGCTGAGGGGTACATCGCGGCGATGGGGGAGTTTCATCGGGGGTATGAGACCGAGGAGATCTTCCATGAGGAAGATCCGCTGCGGGTGCTGAAGCGGCTGGAGGCTGAGGGATGGGTCAAGCACCTGTTTGCGGCGCTGTCGTCGGCGAAGGCAAATGAGACGGAGTTGGAGAAGCTGCGGGATGTTCAGTCGCAGCTGCAGATGCAGGGTATCCACCCAGAGGCCGCGGTCGCGAACTTTCCCTTTCTGACGGCGAAGATGGCCCCCAAGGAGATTGCAGCGCTGAAGAAGAGCTTCGCGCGGCAGGGATTTGTGGCCGAGATCGAGGCTTTGGAGGACGAGGCGAAGGCGTTTGCGACGGAGTTCTCCAGCAAAGGTGCGGCTACGCCATCGCAGGCGTGGAAGCTGCTGCACTCGGCCAAGCCCGAGTCGATCTTGTGGGTGGCACATACCTCGAAGAATGCTGGGATACAGAACAAGTTCAAAGGCTTCTTCACCGAGTGGGCGCAGGCGAAACAGAAGCTGCCGTACACGTTGATGCAGGAGATGCGGATTGTTCCTGAGCTGCCGGGGTATGGTGAGCTGCTGGACAAGCTGTTCTTTGAACTGATGGATGGCAAGCTTGGGACGGTTGAGGAGATGAAGGCGTATCTCGAACCATATTCTCCGCCTGCGCCGCCTCCGCCGGTTCATCTGCGCCGGGCGCGTGTGGCAAAGAAGGATGCGAAGCCTGCCAAGAGCCGAAAGAAGGCTGCGGTCGAGACGAGTGGCGAGGAGTTGGAGGCCGTTGCCGCTTCGGGCGAGGGTGAAGCGAGTGCGCCAGTGCCCGCGAAGAACGGACCACAGACCAAGGCCGCGGCTGCTCCTGCCAAAGCTGCTGCTAAGAAGGCTGCGGCTCCGGTTAAGCCCGCTGCTCCGGCAAAGACAGTGCCTGCCCCTGCGAAGGCGAAGCCTGTTACGAAGGCTCCGACGAAAGCTCCTGTGAAGGTTGCGGCGAAGAAAGCTCCCGTAAAAGTCGCAAGTAAAGCACCCGTAAAGAAGGTTGCTGCGAAGAAAGCTCCAGTGAAGCCAGTAACCAAGAAGGCTGCGGTGAAGCATGCTCCTGCCAAGAAGGCTGCTCCGGTGAAGAAGATAGCCGCTAAGTCTGCGCCGGCGAAGAAGGCTGCTGTGAAGCATGCCCCTGCCAAGAAGGCTGTGAAGGTAGCTTCTAAAAAACGGCGCTAG
- a CDS encoding DUF6982 domain-containing protein — protein MSSAHKKVIVRRFTGDTLSGYLPLSSFVRNQTIDLLDLDGRVIPLPINDIKHICYVRDFNLTDTANPERLTRRTFLAKPRTEGLWLRMTFRTGDLLEGLAPIDIAIADDLLHDAGLHLTPPDVRSNTQRIYVPRTSITDLQLIAVITSPSRRKPLPGASVPSLQEDLFANLIPPNTRPN, from the coding sequence ATGTCCTCTGCTCACAAAAAGGTCATCGTTCGCCGCTTCACCGGAGACACCCTCTCCGGATACCTTCCCCTATCCTCCTTCGTTCGCAATCAAACCATCGATCTCCTCGACCTCGACGGTCGCGTCATCCCTCTTCCTATCAACGACATTAAGCACATCTGCTACGTCCGCGACTTCAACCTCACCGACACAGCCAACCCGGAGCGCCTCACCCGTCGAACCTTCCTCGCGAAGCCACGCACAGAGGGTCTCTGGCTCCGTATGACCTTCCGCACCGGCGATCTACTCGAAGGCCTCGCCCCTATCGACATCGCCATCGCAGACGACCTCCTCCACGACGCCGGGCTTCACCTCACCCCACCCGACGTCCGATCCAACACCCAGCGAATCTACGTTCCCCGCACTTCTATCACCGACCTGCAACTCATCGCCGTCATCACCAGCCCCTCACGTCGCAAACCGCTCCCCGGCGCTTCAGTCCCCAGCCTGCAGGAAGACCTCTTCGCCAACCTCATCCCCCCAAACACCCGCCCCAACTAG
- the lpxD gene encoding UDP-3-O-(3-hydroxymyristoyl)glucosamine N-acyltransferase, with product MQSSTKSVTLAELSDYLGGTLHGDPAARITRVAGIETAAFGDLAFVANPKYASLARTTQATAVLVEPDFPEIPAATLRLKNPYLAFARAIELFYQPPTYAPGVHPTAAIAPTARIGANAHVGAYAVIGDHVILGDNATILPHVVLYPYAEVGDNFFAHAHAIVREHCHLGDNVILQNGVVIGADGFGFARQTDGSWYKIRQSGPAILEDNVEVQANACIDRASIGETRVHAGAKVDNLVQVGHGSTVGENTLLCAQVGLAGSTVIGKNVILAGQVGVAGHCTVGDGAIATAQSGIPNDVAPGKVVSGYPAIDNRQWLRSVTLFNRLPELLRDIKSKLK from the coding sequence ATGCAATCGAGCACGAAATCCGTAACCCTGGCCGAACTATCCGACTATCTCGGTGGAACCCTTCACGGCGACCCCGCCGCCCGTATTACCCGCGTCGCCGGCATCGAGACAGCCGCTTTCGGTGATCTGGCCTTCGTCGCCAATCCCAAATACGCCTCGCTCGCCCGCACCACCCAGGCAACGGCGGTTCTCGTCGAGCCTGACTTCCCTGAGATCCCAGCCGCCACCCTCCGCCTCAAAAATCCTTACCTTGCCTTCGCCCGTGCTATCGAACTCTTCTACCAGCCGCCCACCTACGCCCCTGGCGTTCACCCTACTGCTGCTATCGCTCCCACCGCCCGCATCGGCGCTAACGCCCACGTCGGCGCCTACGCCGTCATCGGAGACCACGTTATCCTCGGCGACAATGCCACCATCCTCCCCCACGTTGTCCTCTATCCCTACGCTGAGGTCGGCGACAACTTCTTCGCCCACGCCCACGCCATCGTCCGCGAGCACTGCCACTTAGGCGATAACGTCATCCTCCAAAACGGAGTCGTGATCGGGGCCGACGGCTTCGGCTTCGCTCGCCAAACCGACGGTAGCTGGTACAAGATCCGCCAGTCCGGCCCGGCCATCCTCGAAGACAACGTCGAAGTCCAGGCCAACGCCTGCATCGACCGAGCCTCAATCGGCGAAACCCGCGTCCATGCCGGCGCCAAGGTAGACAACCTCGTCCAGGTCGGCCACGGCTCGACCGTAGGCGAAAATACCCTCCTCTGCGCCCAGGTCGGACTCGCCGGATCGACGGTCATCGGCAAAAACGTCATCCTGGCCGGCCAGGTCGGAGTGGCCGGCCATTGCACCGTAGGCGATGGAGCCATCGCCACCGCCCAAAGCGGGATACCCAACGACGTCGCCCCTGGTAAGGTCGTCAGCGGCTACCCGGCAATCGACAACCGTCAGTGGCTTCGGTCGGTCACCCTGTTCAATCGGCTTCCAGAGCTACTCCGCGACATAAAGTCAAAACTAAAATAA
- a CDS encoding response regulator, with protein sequence MFEPPEIASDNTLQMQPSNIQPVRVLLLDDEPINLHLRTAILRQRGYECVPASSIEEATELSNNIDIAVLDYHLGAGQFGTEVAALIRRRRPHVPIIILSATLDQYFGGVEDMHLLKGHSSVEDLLDALSSLEAKRRGAPVVVDARDFFYSRISMAIGSDVLVQIFDEKGVWQHCNDAAAEYLGQTRDWFIGRSLQQELSTLTRDWRDVIQAVSLTRETYIDRSHRGLLNEPRPNEQQHTWSVLAFPITLHDNRSGAVLTARILEKHAPRTSEMLPFV encoded by the coding sequence ATGTTTGAGCCTCCTGAAATTGCTTCGGACAACACGCTTCAGATGCAACCCTCCAATATCCAGCCCGTCCGCGTCCTCCTGCTCGACGACGAACCCATCAATCTTCACCTCCGCACCGCCATCCTCCGCCAGCGCGGCTATGAGTGCGTCCCCGCCTCCAGCATCGAAGAGGCCACTGAACTCTCTAACAACATCGACATAGCTGTCCTCGACTACCATCTCGGCGCAGGCCAGTTCGGCACCGAGGTCGCCGCGCTCATCCGCCGACGCCGCCCGCATGTCCCCATCATCATCCTCTCCGCTACCCTCGACCAGTACTTTGGCGGCGTCGAGGACATGCATCTCCTCAAAGGCCACAGCTCCGTCGAAGATCTCCTCGACGCGCTCAGCTCGCTTGAAGCAAAACGCCGTGGCGCTCCCGTCGTGGTCGACGCCCGCGACTTCTTTTACTCCCGCATCTCCATGGCCATCGGCTCTGACGTCCTGGTTCAGATCTTCGACGAAAAGGGCGTCTGGCAGCACTGCAACGACGCCGCAGCCGAATACCTCGGCCAGACCCGCGACTGGTTCATCGGCCGCAGCCTCCAACAGGAGCTCTCCACTCTCACGCGAGACTGGCGCGACGTCATCCAGGCCGTATCCCTCACCCGCGAAACCTACATCGACCGGAGCCATCGCGGCCTGCTCAACGAACCCAGACCGAACGAGCAACAACACACCTGGAGCGTCCTGGCCTTTCCCATCACTCTGCACGACAACCGCAGCGGCGCCGTGCTCACCGCACGCATCCTCGAAAAACACGCTCCGCGCACCTCAGAGATGCTCCCCTTCGTCTAG
- the tmk gene encoding dTMP kinase, translated as MPRGYFITFEGLDGSGKTTQLRRLATTLEADGHTVVTLRQPGGTALGDRIRSVLLDSKSEAALGPIAPAAEMALMFADRAQSIAEVILPALDAGSIILCDRYTDSSEAYQGGGRQLGSERILAMHAAACDNLQPDLTILLLPSLESSLRRARRRNQRHVEQKGTDENRFERESDDFYRRIYEKYEEIAARESHRVAVIRDDASIDHIQTLIHELVSARIPAPATK; from the coding sequence ATGCCGCGCGGATATTTCATCACCTTCGAAGGCCTCGACGGCTCCGGGAAGACCACTCAACTCCGCCGCCTCGCCACTACACTTGAGGCCGATGGCCACACCGTCGTCACCCTTCGCCAACCTGGTGGAACCGCCCTCGGCGACCGCATCCGCAGCGTTTTACTTGACTCCAAATCCGAAGCCGCTCTCGGCCCTATTGCTCCCGCCGCTGAGATGGCCCTCATGTTCGCCGACCGCGCTCAATCCATCGCCGAGGTCATCCTGCCCGCTCTCGATGCAGGCTCGATTATCCTCTGCGATCGCTACACCGACTCCTCCGAGGCTTATCAGGGCGGTGGCCGACAGCTCGGCAGCGAACGCATCCTCGCCATGCACGCCGCAGCCTGCGACAACCTCCAGCCCGACCTGACCATCCTCCTCCTTCCCTCACTTGAATCCTCCCTCCGCCGAGCTCGCCGCCGCAACCAGCGCCACGTCGAACAAAAGGGCACCGACGAAAACCGCTTTGAGCGCGAGTCCGACGACTTCTACCGCCGCATCTACGAAAAATACGAAGAGATCGCCGCCCGAGAGTCTCATCGCGTCGCCGTCATTCGCGACGACGCCTCCATCGACCACATCCAGACGCTCATCCACGAACTGGTGTCGGCCCGCATACCCGCACCAGCGACGAAATAA